One Natrinema halophilum genomic window carries:
- a CDS encoding phenylalanine--tRNA ligase subunit alpha, which translates to MQLPAQQVAVLETASADEATSVDALAAATDLPPETVTGAVFELEDEGLVAVSERVDETVAPTDEGREYVENGLPEVRLYEAALEAGADADSVSMGRVIGASGLGGDAVDIALSNYARKGYGSIDSGEITADPDANPKADSEANALEELADADDAPLDGVDVDVETVEQLERRGLVERRESTVREVTLTERAVTELMAGIETAETVGQVTPELLTGGEWEDVEFTEYNVEADAERFDGGNVHILRQTAERVKDVLVGMGFQEMEGPHVDADFWINDCLFMPQDHPARTHWDRFALEQPTHIDELPADLVERVERAHREGVGEDGEGYHSPWDEDFARALALRGHTTSLSTRYLSGEEIGRLEPPQRYFSVEKVYRNDTLDPTHLLEFFQIEGWVMAEELSVRDLMGTFEEFYSQFGITDIEFKPHYNPYTEPSFELFGTHPTTGELVEIGNSGIFREEMLEPLGVECDVMAWGLALERLLMLMYGFEDIRDIHGTLCDLELLRETEVTY; encoded by the coding sequence ATGCAACTCCCAGCACAACAGGTCGCGGTCCTAGAGACCGCGAGTGCGGACGAGGCAACGTCCGTCGACGCCCTCGCCGCGGCGACCGACCTTCCCCCGGAGACCGTCACCGGCGCGGTCTTCGAACTCGAGGACGAGGGACTGGTTGCCGTCAGCGAGCGCGTCGACGAAACGGTCGCGCCGACCGACGAGGGGCGCGAGTACGTCGAAAACGGACTTCCCGAGGTTAGACTCTACGAGGCCGCTCTCGAAGCCGGTGCCGACGCCGATTCCGTCTCGATGGGACGTGTCATCGGCGCGTCGGGCCTCGGGGGCGACGCGGTCGACATCGCGCTCTCGAACTACGCGCGCAAGGGGTACGGCAGCATCGACAGTGGCGAGATCACCGCCGACCCCGACGCGAACCCCAAGGCGGATTCCGAGGCGAACGCGCTCGAGGAACTCGCCGACGCGGACGACGCGCCGCTCGACGGCGTCGACGTCGACGTCGAGACCGTCGAGCAACTCGAGCGCCGCGGGCTGGTCGAACGCCGGGAGTCGACGGTCCGCGAGGTGACCCTGACCGAACGCGCCGTCACGGAGCTGATGGCCGGAATCGAGACCGCCGAGACGGTCGGCCAGGTCACACCGGAACTGCTGACCGGCGGCGAGTGGGAGGACGTCGAGTTCACCGAGTACAACGTCGAGGCCGACGCCGAACGGTTCGACGGCGGCAACGTCCACATCCTGCGCCAGACGGCCGAGCGGGTCAAGGACGTCCTCGTCGGGATGGGCTTTCAGGAGATGGAGGGGCCACACGTCGACGCGGACTTCTGGATCAACGACTGTCTGTTCATGCCACAGGACCACCCGGCGCGGACCCACTGGGATCGGTTCGCCCTGGAGCAGCCGACGCACATCGATGAACTTCCGGCGGACCTCGTCGAGCGCGTCGAGCGCGCTCACAGGGAAGGCGTCGGCGAAGACGGCGAGGGGTACCACTCGCCGTGGGACGAAGACTTCGCGCGTGCGCTCGCGCTGCGCGGGCATACCACCTCGCTGTCGACCAGATACCTCTCTGGCGAGGAGATCGGACGACTGGAACCGCCACAGCGGTACTTCAGCGTCGAGAAGGTGTACCGAAACGATACGCTCGACCCGACGCACCTGCTCGAGTTCTTCCAGATCGAAGGGTGGGTGATGGCCGAGGAACTCTCGGTCCGAGACCTGATGGGCACCTTCGAGGAATTCTACTCTCAGTTCGGCATCACCGACATCGAGTTCAAGCCCCACTACAACCCCTACACGGAGCCGAGCTTCGAACTCTTCGGCACCCACCCGACGACCGGCGAACTCGTCGAAATCGGCAACTCGGGCATCTTCCGCGAGGAGATGCTCGAACCCCTCGGCGTCGAGTGCGACGTGATGGCCTGGGGACTCGCGCTCGAACGGTTGCTCATGTTGATGTACGGCTTCGAAGATATCCGGGACATCCACGGGACGCTGTGTGACCTGGAACTGTTGCGCGAGACGGAGGTGACCTACTGA
- the pheT gene encoding phenylalanine--tRNA ligase subunit beta, producing MPTVDIDPDELRDLTGHEEKGDDELIDDLFGLGLEFEGRTEDGTFELEFAPDRLDRLSVEGVARSMRYQYGDARGIHLPSPNSAEWTIEVDESVPDERPYVTGAVIRDVDLDDDGLDSLIQLQEKLHATMGRKRAKGAIGIHDLTMLKGTAATEGNPTIQYVGVEPDGDRFVPLDSDQEMTPADVLEEHQTGQTYADLVSEYERYPAIYDSIGLFSFPPVINGRRTEVTTDSRDLFVEMTGTDQWTIDKMLNIVCYALAARGATIEEVKIEYPDHGLVRPDFSTKTKTVAHDRIETILGIGFDPDEVIDLAERSGLEAETREDDEGALVYEVTIPPYRVDVLHPLDVIDDLGRAYGFNDLEPRYPDVGTVGGRHERSRLENAARTQLVGLGFEDLLNFHMISESENYDRLDISPGEDVYGAGEPATIKEPYSEDFTMLRTWVLPSLLMVLERNTHRAYPQNLAEIGFTAEVDDGENTGVAESRRVGAVLANHDVGYEDAKARLQALTRNFDVDLETPATDHPTFISGRTAAVVIDGTEVGVIGEVHPKVLVEHDLEMPVSAFEFDLEALR from the coding sequence ATGCCCACGGTCGACATCGACCCCGACGAACTGCGAGACCTGACCGGTCACGAGGAGAAAGGCGACGACGAACTGATCGACGACCTCTTCGGACTCGGCCTCGAGTTCGAGGGACGGACGGAAGACGGCACGTTCGAGCTCGAGTTCGCGCCCGACCGTCTCGATCGGCTCTCCGTCGAGGGCGTCGCCCGCTCGATGCGCTATCAGTACGGTGACGCGAGGGGGATTCACCTCCCGTCACCGAACAGCGCCGAGTGGACCATCGAGGTCGACGAGTCGGTCCCCGACGAACGGCCGTACGTCACCGGAGCGGTGATCCGCGACGTCGATCTGGACGACGACGGGCTGGACTCGCTCATCCAGCTTCAGGAAAAGCTTCACGCGACGATGGGACGCAAGCGTGCGAAGGGCGCGATCGGGATCCACGACCTGACGATGCTGAAAGGGACCGCCGCGACCGAAGGCAACCCGACCATCCAATACGTCGGCGTCGAGCCCGACGGAGACCGATTCGTCCCGCTCGATTCCGATCAGGAGATGACGCCCGCCGACGTACTCGAGGAGCACCAGACCGGCCAGACCTACGCTGATCTCGTCAGCGAGTACGAACGCTACCCCGCAATCTACGACAGCATCGGATTGTTCTCGTTCCCGCCGGTGATAAACGGCCGACGAACCGAGGTCACGACCGACTCACGGGACCTCTTCGTCGAGATGACCGGTACCGACCAGTGGACGATCGACAAGATGCTGAACATCGTCTGCTACGCGCTCGCGGCGCGTGGAGCCACGATCGAGGAAGTCAAAATCGAGTATCCGGATCACGGACTAGTTCGTCCGGATTTCTCGACGAAGACGAAGACGGTCGCCCACGACCGCATCGAGACCATCCTCGGGATCGGATTCGATCCGGATGAAGTGATCGATCTCGCCGAGCGCTCGGGGCTCGAAGCCGAAACGCGCGAAGACGACGAGGGCGCCCTCGTCTACGAAGTGACGATCCCCCCGTACCGCGTCGACGTCCTCCACCCGCTCGACGTCATCGACGACCTCGGACGCGCCTACGGCTTCAATGACCTCGAGCCGCGCTATCCGGACGTCGGGACCGTCGGCGGCCGTCACGAGCGCTCCCGGCTCGAGAACGCAGCCCGGACCCAACTGGTCGGCCTGGGATTCGAGGACCTGCTTAACTTCCATATGATAAGCGAATCGGAGAACTACGACCGACTCGATATCTCACCGGGCGAGGACGTCTACGGGGCTGGCGAGCCCGCGACCATCAAAGAGCCCTACAGCGAGGACTTTACGATGCTGCGAACGTGGGTCCTTCCCTCGCTGTTGATGGTCCTCGAGCGGAACACGCACCGCGCGTACCCGCAGAATCTGGCCGAAATCGGCTTCACCGCCGAGGTCGACGACGGCGAGAATACCGGCGTCGCGGAGAGCCGTCGCGTCGGAGCCGTTCTCGCGAACCACGACGTCGGCTACGAAGACGCCAAGGCCCGCCTCCAGGCGCTGACTCGCAACTTCGATGTCGACCTCGAGACGCCGGCGACCGACCATCCGACCTTCATTTCCGGTCGAACTGCAGCCGTCGTCATCGACGGGACCGAAGTCGGTGTTATCGGCGAAGTCCACCCGAAGGTCCTCGTCGAACACGACCTCGAGATGCCGGTCTCTGCATTCGAGTTCGACCTCGAGGCGCTGCGGTAG
- a CDS encoding M14 family zinc carboxypeptidase, which yields MANNDSYDGRSMVSDRRLDSDAGSPTPNDTFTESIIDRRTFLSLSATTGAALALPGSATADVRGEPMTDECAFVVNHTPAEYETPIGIEFADQNALETFADEYATAPDPDLPRAPKAVIRDSPTLAAHAHLTADEVASVLGQDGIERLDFSPGANPWWTLESPYADGVFPPVEEARNYVSYDELLSGLDHLESAHPDRVRVEAIGESPGWSNRFTGENPDPKPIHVAEVTANVRDEESFAAKEKVVYSLSIHGDERAGAESGCRLIEDIAAGRADDFEPLLDDVVILFLFPNPDGWVARTPQTEIPWVEAHDTNFQRGNASVFDRQPVDTNRQYPTIGWTNPSFRPAEPNGAPDEFDDIVPDSLSIVDHFRGYDNVAFFCDYHGMYTADHVVFGLESNASFDYGETHEFDEICVRNGKGMRAHWGDVGPIEDDIATAIEEMYQWVDDGAKAVPDGESYDGLFDWGTIYDSIGYQVTGSLFGWAGQPEAFGGLGATAMSPEVILSNHRVAAQKEWKPYWSRHYVTAYRTSMRECAETIVREPSATVATGGQDTAYVTTDALTRSSADLPHTDTPSVRNPDRRDGCPTEVRRSSEVVHPTSTGRSSVAADANDSSHSLFIRFDGVRHATEGSIRVTDPDGTIVREIDLTAKEDPTDPTARKHDFEDAFVRRPRAGRWDIDVNCDADVHVDTTVIDVDGEIPDPEAVLGYEQREYAVNPMQFFADLEPYLEDGAMDGVGVSQVTAGQLVRDDGTTCRYDTLVVSSDAGIDQPSYIEAIETFVDRGGDLVLTDAGVALLGELDVGAAASIEPTDVRDVEMLFAVLEDRALDHPLLAGIRPRQREIWTGPQLGYTTERDQPATIVDRDAFTAAGGSVAGSLSGSERDGDPGPADSGVGAGTLSAGDSEITVLGSVLPPAQQTELHPFGMADYALSFLGHTLVCNALGFEQRRYDADGELVRTYGEIR from the coding sequence ATGGCTAACAACGATAGCTACGACGGGCGGTCGATGGTCAGCGACCGTCGTCTCGACTCTGACGCCGGCAGCCCTACTCCGAACGACACGTTCACAGAGAGCATCATCGATCGACGAACCTTCCTCAGTCTCTCGGCAACGACGGGTGCAGCGCTCGCCCTTCCGGGATCTGCCACCGCGGACGTGCGCGGCGAACCGATGACCGACGAGTGCGCATTCGTGGTCAATCACACTCCGGCCGAGTACGAGACGCCAATCGGTATCGAGTTTGCCGACCAGAACGCACTCGAGACGTTCGCAGACGAGTACGCGACGGCACCCGATCCCGACCTGCCTCGGGCACCGAAAGCGGTCATCCGCGACTCGCCGACGCTCGCGGCACACGCACACCTCACCGCTGACGAGGTCGCTTCCGTCCTCGGGCAAGACGGCATCGAGCGACTCGACTTCTCCCCGGGTGCGAATCCGTGGTGGACGCTCGAGTCGCCCTACGCCGACGGCGTCTTCCCGCCGGTCGAGGAGGCACGTAACTACGTCTCGTACGACGAACTCCTCTCCGGACTCGATCATCTCGAATCCGCTCATCCCGACCGCGTACGTGTCGAAGCGATCGGTGAGTCTCCGGGCTGGTCGAATCGGTTCACCGGTGAGAACCCCGATCCGAAACCCATCCACGTCGCCGAAGTGACGGCAAATGTCCGGGACGAGGAGTCGTTCGCTGCAAAGGAGAAAGTAGTTTACTCCCTCTCGATTCACGGTGACGAACGAGCCGGAGCCGAGAGCGGGTGCCGTCTGATCGAGGACATCGCAGCAGGACGGGCGGACGACTTCGAGCCCCTGCTCGACGACGTCGTCATCCTATTTTTGTTTCCCAATCCCGATGGGTGGGTCGCACGGACCCCCCAGACCGAGATCCCGTGGGTCGAGGCCCACGACACGAACTTTCAGCGGGGCAACGCGAGCGTCTTCGACAGACAGCCGGTCGATACCAACCGTCAGTACCCGACGATCGGATGGACGAATCCAAGCTTCCGTCCGGCCGAACCGAACGGTGCTCCCGACGAATTCGATGATATCGTCCCCGACTCCCTTTCGATCGTCGACCATTTTCGCGGCTACGACAATGTCGCCTTCTTCTGTGACTACCACGGGATGTACACCGCGGATCACGTGGTATTCGGCCTCGAGTCGAACGCGTCGTTCGACTACGGAGAGACGCACGAATTCGACGAGATCTGCGTTCGAAACGGCAAGGGGATGCGGGCTCACTGGGGCGACGTCGGACCGATCGAAGACGATATCGCGACCGCAATCGAGGAGATGTATCAGTGGGTAGATGACGGGGCCAAAGCGGTCCCGGACGGTGAGAGCTACGACGGGTTGTTCGACTGGGGGACGATTTACGATTCGATCGGCTACCAGGTCACGGGCAGTCTGTTCGGCTGGGCGGGACAACCCGAAGCGTTCGGCGGCCTCGGGGCGACCGCGATGTCGCCGGAGGTGATTCTCTCCAATCACCGAGTTGCGGCACAGAAGGAGTGGAAACCGTACTGGTCGCGCCACTACGTCACCGCGTATCGAACTTCGATGCGTGAGTGTGCGGAAACGATAGTGCGCGAACCGAGTGCAACCGTCGCGACCGGCGGGCAGGACACCGCGTACGTCACCACCGACGCACTCACGCGCTCGTCGGCCGATCTTCCACACACCGACACCCCCTCCGTTCGCAACCCCGACCGTCGCGACGGCTGTCCAACCGAGGTGCGACGAAGCAGCGAAGTCGTGCATCCGACCTCTACTGGCCGCTCGAGCGTTGCGGCGGACGCGAACGACTCGTCACATTCCCTATTCATCCGCTTCGACGGCGTCCGACACGCCACCGAGGGGTCGATTCGAGTCACCGATCCGGACGGTACCATCGTTCGGGAGATCGATCTCACTGCGAAGGAGGACCCGACCGACCCGACGGCGCGAAAACACGATTTCGAGGACGCGTTCGTCCGCCGGCCGCGGGCGGGTCGGTGGGACATCGACGTCAACTGCGACGCTGACGTACACGTCGACACGACCGTGATCGACGTCGACGGCGAGATACCCGATCCGGAAGCCGTACTCGGATACGAACAGCGCGAGTACGCCGTCAACCCGATGCAGTTTTTCGCCGATCTCGAACCCTACCTCGAGGACGGCGCCATGGATGGAGTAGGTGTCTCTCAGGTCACCGCCGGCCAACTGGTCCGGGACGATGGGACGACGTGTCGGTACGACACCCTCGTCGTCTCGTCTGATGCGGGGATCGACCAGCCGTCGTATATCGAAGCGATCGAGACCTTCGTCGATCGCGGCGGCGATCTGGTGCTTACGGACGCGGGTGTGGCCCTTCTCGGCGAACTCGACGTGGGCGCCGCCGCGTCGATCGAACCCACGGACGTCCGTGACGTCGAGATGCTGTTTGCCGTCCTCGAGGACAGGGCCCTCGATCACCCTTTGCTCGCAGGAATCAGGCCTCGACAGCGAGAAATTTGGACGGGACCGCAACTCGGCTACACGACGGAACGCGACCAACCAGCGACGATCGTCGACCGCGACGCATTCACGGCAGCCGGTGGCTCCGTCGCCGGCTCCCTTTCCGGTTCGGAGCGCGACGGCGATCCCGGCCCCGCCGATTCCGGTGTCGGCGCCGGAACGCTTTCGGCGGGCGACTCCGAGATCACCGTGCTGGGATCGGTGCTCCCACCCGCCCAGCAGACCGAACTCCACCCCTTCGGAATGGCGGACTACGCCCTCTCGTTCCTGGGACATACCCTTGTCTGTAACGCGCTCGGCTTCGAACAGCGACGCTACGACGCCGACGGCGAACTCGTTCGAACGTACGGCGAGATCCGGTAG
- a CDS encoding non-histone chromosomal MC1 family protein: MVREDGKRNFALRESGGDESSVFSGNTPRQAALKAARRLEPGSSEESAERVELKLREKGTDKVHIYDGWAWEETAPSDKPDWMPDEITEANVSKKGIEHLDE; this comes from the coding sequence ATGGTACGCGAAGACGGTAAACGAAACTTTGCGCTGCGCGAATCGGGCGGTGACGAGTCGAGCGTCTTCTCGGGCAACACGCCCCGACAAGCAGCGCTCAAAGCGGCACGACGGCTCGAGCCGGGCTCGAGCGAGGAGTCGGCGGAACGCGTCGAGCTCAAATTGCGAGAGAAGGGGACAGACAAGGTCCACATTTACGATGGCTGGGCCTGGGAAGAGACTGCACCGAGTGACAAGCCGGACTGGATGCCCGACGAGATCACGGAAGCAAACGTATCGAAGAAGGGGATCGAACACCTAGACGAGTAA
- the pheA gene encoding prephenate dehydratase, with amino-acid sequence MAAVTLGPEGTYSHRATSSIADDDEIDFRQSVTAIVDAVASDEYDRGVIPIENSIEGSVTESLDALADYDVAVVREIVTPIRHALFAQGPDFDTVASHSQALAQCRTYLEREYPDATLEAVASTAKGVEFAREDPAVAGIGHPALGGDDLEMLAEDIQDQDSNATRFFALAPAEERSKGGGKTSLVVYPNANYPGLLLELLEPFADRDINLTRVESRPSGQRLGDYVFHVDFEAGLYESRTMEAIEDLEELAENGWVRRLGSYDTEHVVE; translated from the coding sequence ATGGCTGCAGTTACGCTCGGTCCCGAAGGAACCTATTCTCACAGAGCGACGAGTTCGATCGCCGACGACGACGAGATCGACTTCCGACAATCGGTCACGGCGATCGTCGATGCCGTCGCGAGCGACGAGTACGATCGAGGCGTCATCCCGATCGAAAACAGTATCGAAGGCAGCGTCACAGAGAGCCTCGACGCGCTCGCGGACTACGACGTCGCCGTCGTCCGCGAAATCGTGACGCCGATCAGGCACGCGCTGTTCGCACAGGGGCCGGATTTCGACACCGTCGCCAGTCACTCCCAGGCGCTTGCGCAGTGTCGGACGTACCTCGAGCGGGAGTACCCCGACGCGACCCTCGAGGCCGTCGCGAGTACGGCCAAGGGCGTCGAGTTCGCTCGCGAAGACCCCGCAGTCGCCGGTATCGGCCATCCAGCCCTCGGCGGCGACGACCTCGAGATGCTCGCCGAAGACATCCAGGATCAGGACTCGAACGCGACGCGCTTCTTCGCGCTCGCCCCGGCCGAGGAACGATCCAAAGGGGGTGGGAAAACCTCGCTGGTCGTGTATCCGAACGCAAACTATCCCGGGCTCTTGCTCGAGTTGCTCGAGCCCTTCGCAGACCGTGACATTAACCTGACCCGCGTCGAGTCGCGACCGAGCGGGCAACGGCTGGGCGATTACGTCTTCCACGTCGACTTCGAGGCAGGGCTCTACGAGTCTCGAACGATGGAGGCGATCGAAGACCTCGAGGAACTCGCAGAAAACGGCTGGGTTCGGCGTCTGGGGTCGTACGATACCGAACACGTCGTCGAATAG
- a CDS encoding peroxiredoxin translates to MPLETGDNAPSVTAPNQDGEPVSLTFEEPTVLYFYPKDDTPGCTVEANQFQRERETYRDAGVDVYGVSTDDVDSHRSFCDAEGLEFDLLADPDAEIAETFGVQLRDGKTARTTFLLADGEVKAVYEGVDADGHARSVLLDALDDGLVTLPE, encoded by the coding sequence ATGCCACTCGAGACAGGAGACAACGCCCCGAGCGTGACTGCGCCGAATCAGGATGGCGAACCGGTCAGCCTCACGTTCGAGGAGCCGACGGTCCTGTACTTCTATCCGAAAGACGATACCCCGGGCTGTACGGTCGAGGCGAACCAGTTCCAGCGCGAGCGCGAAACCTATCGGGATGCTGGCGTCGACGTCTACGGCGTTTCGACGGACGACGTCGACTCTCACAGATCGTTCTGCGACGCAGAGGGACTCGAATTCGACCTGCTTGCGGATCCCGACGCGGAAATCGCAGAGACCTTCGGCGTCCAGTTACGGGACGGCAAGACGGCGCGGACGACGTTCCTCCTGGCCGACGGCGAGGTGAAGGCCGTTTACGAAGGCGTCGATGCCGACGGCCACGCTCGTAGCGTTCTACTCGACGCACTCGACGACGGGCTCGTTACGCTCCCCGAATAG
- a CDS encoding Hsp20/alpha crystallin family protein gives MRPNPFDDIEELLDRLSRQVEEGMTAGGLQVPGSVPINVADTSDEYVVTADLPGYETDDIDLTLSEGTLRLEANRTGDKAHEEGQYLRRERTKTSASRRIRLPEPVDEEAVVAGFENGVLTVRLPKVSGGEESRQIDIE, from the coding sequence ATGCGACCCAACCCGTTCGACGATATCGAGGAGTTGCTCGACCGACTCAGTCGCCAGGTCGAGGAGGGAATGACCGCCGGCGGCCTACAGGTCCCGGGATCGGTCCCGATCAACGTCGCCGACACGAGCGACGAGTACGTCGTCACGGCGGATCTGCCGGGATACGAAACGGACGATATCGACCTGACGCTCTCGGAGGGAACGCTCCGCCTCGAGGCGAACCGGACGGGCGACAAAGCCCACGAGGAAGGGCAGTATCTTCGTCGCGAGCGAACCAAAACGTCGGCGAGTCGGCGAATCCGCCTGCCCGAACCCGTCGACGAAGAAGCGGTGGTCGCCGGCTTCGAAAACGGCGTGCTGACGGTCCGGCTACCGAAAGTCTCGGGCGGCGAGGAATCGCGACAGATCGACATCGAGTAG
- a CDS encoding SDR family NAD(P)-dependent oxidoreductase has protein sequence MVANSTVFVTGASQGLGREIAVTFADRGANVVLAARSDGIYETEELIDAPDRTLALETDVTDPESVADAIDETVETFGGLDCLVNNAGIAGPTAPVEETTDDEWLETLDVNVVGVARVTRRAAPHIRESDQGSIVNISSIGGKRPYANRTPYAASKMGLIGLSRALAAEFGDDDVTVNTICPGPVEGERIRNVFERQAEENGVPVEAIEGEVRESLMVDELVPPEEVAELCVHLASADSRHITGQDINVSSGGAWY, from the coding sequence ATGGTCGCAAATTCTACCGTCTTCGTTACGGGCGCCAGCCAGGGATTGGGCCGCGAAATCGCCGTCACGTTCGCTGATCGGGGCGCCAACGTCGTCCTCGCGGCCCGAAGCGACGGTATCTACGAGACCGAGGAGCTGATCGATGCGCCTGACCGAACGCTTGCACTTGAGACCGACGTGACCGATCCCGAATCGGTCGCCGACGCGATCGACGAAACGGTCGAGACCTTCGGTGGCCTCGATTGCCTCGTGAACAACGCGGGGATCGCCGGTCCCACCGCGCCGGTCGAGGAGACGACCGACGACGAGTGGCTCGAGACGCTGGACGTCAACGTCGTCGGCGTCGCTCGCGTGACCAGACGGGCCGCCCCGCACATCCGCGAGTCGGATCAGGGGAGCATCGTCAACATCTCCTCGATCGGCGGCAAGCGGCCCTACGCGAACCGAACGCCCTACGCCGCATCGAAGATGGGTCTGATCGGGCTTTCCCGCGCGTTGGCGGCCGAGTTCGGCGACGACGACGTAACCGTCAACACGATCTGCCCCGGTCCGGTCGAGGGCGAACGGATCCGGAACGTCTTCGAACGGCAGGCCGAGGAGAACGGCGTTCCCGTCGAGGCCATCGAGGGCGAGGTCCGCGAGAGCCTCATGGTCGACGAACTGGTCCCGCCCGAGGAAGTCGCCGAACTGTGCGTCCACCTCGCCAGCGCCGACTCGCGTCACATCACGGGCCAGGACATCAACGTCTCGTCGGGCGGTGCGTGGTACTAG